The Pontibacillus halophilus JSM 076056 = DSM 19796 genome has a segment encoding these proteins:
- a CDS encoding peptide MFS transporter: MSKYSKEEIVNSVPQKGFFGHPKGLFTLFFTEFWERFSYYGMRAILLYYMYYEVTQGGLGLDQSTAASIMAIYGALVYMSGIIGGWVADRLLGGSDTIFYGGVLIMVGHIVLSLPGSLTAFFVSMIFIVVGTGLLKPNVSSVVGDMYSTNDYRRDAGFSIFYMGINLGAFLSPLVVGTVGLGISFHLGFALAAVGMFFGLITYMVTRKKNLGLAGKQVPNPLTPDERGRVAKRLISGVVVLALILTVSIMTGVLTINRLTLLVSILGIVIPVAYFTVMLRSDKTTADERSRVIAYIPLFIAAMVFWAIQEQGAIILAQYADQRTNLNFLGMTIQPAWFQSLNPLFIIFLAPVFAWLWTKLGSKQPTTPKKFSYGLIFAGLSFVVMLFPAYFNGTETLANPLWLVLSFFLVVIGELLLSPVGLSTTTKLAPVAFSSQTMSLWFLTSASGQAMNAQLVKLYNADTEIAYFGIIGAVSIVIGLLLYFFAPRIQTFMRGVN; this comes from the coding sequence ATGTCGAAATATAGCAAAGAAGAAATTGTAAATAGCGTTCCTCAGAAAGGATTCTTCGGACATCCTAAAGGCTTATTTACATTATTCTTCACTGAGTTTTGGGAGCGTTTTTCCTACTATGGAATGCGCGCAATCTTGCTTTATTACATGTACTATGAAGTAACCCAGGGAGGCCTTGGACTCGATCAATCAACAGCAGCATCGATTATGGCAATTTACGGCGCCCTGGTTTATATGTCTGGTATAATTGGTGGTTGGGTAGCGGACCGGTTACTAGGAGGTTCTGACACAATCTTCTATGGAGGCGTCCTTATTATGGTGGGGCATATCGTCTTGTCTCTACCGGGTAGCTTAACCGCATTCTTTGTCTCGATGATCTTCATCGTTGTTGGTACTGGTTTGTTAAAGCCGAACGTATCTAGTGTCGTCGGTGATATGTACAGTACAAATGATTATCGACGCGATGCAGGATTTAGTATTTTCTATATGGGTATCAATTTAGGAGCCTTTCTTTCTCCACTTGTTGTTGGTACTGTTGGATTAGGTATTAGCTTCCATCTTGGGTTTGCCCTTGCTGCTGTTGGTATGTTCTTTGGATTAATTACATACATGGTGACCAGAAAGAAAAATCTAGGTTTAGCAGGTAAGCAAGTGCCGAATCCTCTTACTCCTGATGAGCGAGGTCGTGTGGCTAAACGCCTAATCAGTGGAGTGGTCGTGTTAGCGTTAATACTTACCGTATCTATTATGACCGGAGTGCTTACCATTAATCGTTTAACACTCCTAGTCAGCATACTCGGGATTGTTATTCCAGTAGCTTATTTCACAGTCATGCTTCGAAGTGACAAGACCACTGCAGACGAGCGTTCACGTGTAATTGCCTATATTCCGCTCTTTATTGCTGCGATGGTCTTCTGGGCAATTCAAGAACAAGGGGCTATTATCCTTGCTCAATATGCCGACCAACGAACAAACTTAAACTTCCTTGGTATGACGATTCAGCCAGCCTGGTTCCAATCCCTGAATCCGCTCTTTATCATCTTCCTTGCACCTGTATTTGCTTGGTTGTGGACGAAACTTGGAAGTAAGCAGCCAACAACGCCGAAGAAATTCTCTTATGGCCTAATTTTCGCGGGACTTTCCTTCGTGGTTATGCTATTTCCTGCCTATTTCAACGGAACTGAGACATTAGCGAACCCGTTATGGCTTGTACTTAGCTTCTTCCTTGTTGTTATTGGTGAATTACTCTTATCGCCAGTTGGGCTTTCTACGACAACAAAGCTTGCTCCTGTCGCATTCTCGTCTCAGACGATGAGTCTATGGTTCTTAACGAGCGCTTCTGGTCAAGCAATGAATGCTCAACTTGTTAAGTTATATAATGCGGACACAGAGATTGCTTACTTCGGAATTATTGGTGCAGTATCCATTGTCATTGGACTACTCCTTTATTTCTTCGCTCCTCGCATTCAAACCTTTATGCGTGGCGTAAATTAA
- a CDS encoding 5'-3' exonuclease encodes MNKNHVLLVDGMALLFRSFYATAMSGYYMINSKGIPTNAIHGFVKHLYTAMRTYEPTHVVVCWDMGSKTFRNETFQDYKSNRSEPPEQLIPQFDLVKEVVEAMDIPNVGLKGYEADDCIGTLASQYDKEANVSILTGDQDILQVATDRTTVVLLKKGYGNYAEYNPTTYYEEKGITPDQIVDLKALMGDSSDNYPGVKGIGEKTALKLIKDYGSIEGILANLDSLTKSQKKKIKEGLDMLYLSRSLAAIYCEVPVDCHLDTAVLNMNHDKVRAKFEELEFKRIDQLMTI; translated from the coding sequence ATGAATAAGAATCATGTCTTACTAGTTGACGGAATGGCACTGCTATTTCGGTCTTTCTATGCAACAGCAATGAGTGGATATTATATGATTAATAGTAAAGGGATCCCTACAAACGCTATACACGGATTCGTGAAGCATTTATATACGGCGATGCGTACGTATGAACCTACCCACGTAGTCGTATGCTGGGATATGGGAAGTAAGACGTTCCGAAACGAAACATTTCAAGATTATAAAAGCAACCGAAGCGAGCCGCCTGAACAGCTTATCCCACAATTTGACCTAGTGAAAGAAGTGGTAGAAGCTATGGATATCCCAAACGTTGGATTAAAGGGATATGAAGCTGATGATTGTATTGGAACATTAGCAAGTCAATACGACAAAGAAGCAAACGTCTCCATCCTTACAGGAGACCAAGATATCCTACAAGTTGCTACAGACCGTACGACAGTGGTTCTACTTAAGAAAGGTTACGGGAACTACGCGGAATATAATCCAACGACTTACTATGAGGAAAAAGGCATCACACCAGATCAAATTGTGGATTTAAAGGCTCTAATGGGTGATTCTAGCGACAATTATCCTGGAGTGAAAGGGATTGGCGAGAAAACAGCTCTAAAGCTTATTAAAGACTATGGTTCAATTGAGGGGATTCTTGCTAACCTGGACTCGTTAACAAAGTCACAAAAGAAGAAAATCAAAGAAGGGTTGGACATGCTCTATCTCTCAAGGAGTCTTGCGGCCATCTATTGTGAAGTGCCAGTAGACTGCCATTTGGATACAGCTGTATTAAACATGAATCATGACAAAGTAAGAGCAAAGTTTGAAGAACTTGAGTTCAAACGTATTGACCAGTTAATGACAATTTAA
- a CDS encoding LTA synthase family protein has translation MMKGKEGFKNFLNMKFTIYTLLVLLFWGKTYLVYRNEFKLGIDNGIQEFLLFLNPLSSAIFFFAFALLFKKTRSRFWAFVIIDFLLSFVLYANVVYYRFFNDFITLPVLMQTKNFGDLGGSAGSLMNSVDILYFVDFIVILSFFFLKLVKKETNKVNRFAAVGVGVLGVAVFFVNLAIAEGDRPDLLQRTFDRNYLVKYIGVYNYTIYDVVQSTKASTQRVMAEESDIQEVLDYTEANHAAPNEDMFGIAEGKNVVYVSMESFQSFLMNYELEGQEVTPFLNSLMKDKSTVYFENFFHQTGQGKTSDSEFLLANSMYALPQGSVFSTKAQNTYQGQPAILSQNGYTTSVFHGNNKTFWNRDVMYKSLGYDNFFDETYYDVTEDNSHNYGLMDKPWFEQSMPYMEEMEQPFMAKFITLTHHYPFTMPEKDQSFPAASTGDSTVDHYFQTAHYFDEALEQFFNQMKESGLYEDSVFVLYGDHYGISENHDRAMSEIIGKEVNDYQSAQLQRVPLFIHVPGENFDQQINSTYGGQIDLRPTVLHMLGIETDEYISFGTDLFSEEHNEIVPLRNGNVITPEFSKIGDKCYSNPHGEEVEMDNCEAVNEIAQKELELSDEVVYGDLLRFYQPSNFEAVNPNDYDYLNR, from the coding sequence ATGATGAAAGGAAAAGAAGGTTTTAAAAACTTCTTAAATATGAAATTTACAATTTACACTTTACTAGTATTGTTATTCTGGGGGAAAACCTACCTTGTTTATCGAAATGAATTTAAGTTAGGTATTGATAACGGCATTCAAGAGTTTCTACTGTTCTTAAACCCATTAAGTTCAGCTATATTCTTCTTTGCTTTTGCCCTGTTGTTCAAGAAAACGAGAAGTCGCTTTTGGGCATTCGTAATCATAGACTTCTTGCTATCCTTTGTCCTGTATGCAAACGTTGTGTACTATCGATTCTTTAATGACTTTATTACCCTTCCAGTGCTAATGCAGACGAAGAACTTCGGAGACTTAGGTGGAAGCGCTGGTTCATTGATGAATTCAGTCGATATTCTATACTTTGTAGATTTTATTGTAATTCTAAGCTTCTTCTTCTTGAAGTTGGTTAAGAAAGAAACGAATAAAGTGAATCGCTTCGCGGCTGTCGGAGTCGGTGTACTAGGTGTTGCTGTCTTCTTTGTAAACCTAGCTATTGCTGAAGGAGACCGCCCGGACCTATTGCAGCGTACATTTGACCGAAACTACTTGGTTAAATACATCGGCGTTTACAATTACACGATTTACGATGTTGTACAGAGCACGAAAGCTTCTACACAGCGTGTAATGGCTGAAGAAAGCGACATCCAAGAAGTTCTAGACTATACAGAAGCCAACCACGCTGCACCAAATGAAGACATGTTTGGGATTGCGGAAGGTAAGAACGTGGTGTATGTATCCATGGAGTCTTTCCAAAGCTTCTTAATGAACTATGAGTTAGAAGGGCAAGAAGTTACACCTTTCCTAAATAGCTTGATGAAAGATAAGAGTACCGTTTACTTTGAGAACTTCTTCCATCAGACTGGTCAAGGTAAAACGTCTGACTCAGAATTCTTGTTAGCTAATTCAATGTACGCCCTACCGCAAGGTTCTGTCTTCAGCACGAAGGCACAAAACACGTATCAAGGTCAACCAGCAATCTTATCCCAGAATGGGTATACAACATCTGTATTTCACGGGAATAATAAGACGTTCTGGAACCGAGATGTTATGTACAAATCACTTGGATATGACAATTTCTTCGATGAAACGTACTATGATGTAACTGAAGATAATTCACACAACTATGGGTTGATGGATAAGCCTTGGTTCGAGCAATCTATGCCATACATGGAAGAGATGGAACAACCGTTCATGGCGAAATTCATTACCCTAACGCACCACTATCCATTTACAATGCCAGAGAAAGATCAATCGTTCCCGGCTGCGTCAACTGGTGATAGTACAGTCGATCACTATTTCCAAACGGCGCATTACTTTGATGAAGCACTTGAACAATTCTTCAATCAAATGAAAGAATCTGGACTCTACGAAGACTCAGTCTTTGTGCTTTATGGAGACCACTATGGCATTTCTGAGAACCACGACCGTGCGATGAGTGAGATTATTGGTAAGGAAGTAAACGATTATCAAAGTGCACAATTGCAACGTGTACCATTATTCATCCACGTACCAGGTGAAAACTTCGATCAGCAAATCAACAGCACCTATGGTGGTCAAATCGATTTGAGACCAACTGTATTACACATGTTAGGAATCGAGACGGATGAATATATCTCCTTCGGTACTGACCTATTCTCAGAAGAACACAATGAGATTGTTCCATTACGAAATGGGAATGTGATTACACCGGAATTCTCGAAGATTGGAGATAAGTGTTACTCCAACCCACATGGTGAAGAAGTTGAGATGGATAATTGCGAAGCAGTTAACGAGATCGCTCAAAAAGAGTTAGAGCTATCAGATGAAGTCGTTTACGGCGATTTATTGCGATTCTATCAACCTAGCAACTTCGAAGCTGTTAATCCAAATGACTACGATTATTTAAATAGGTAA